One Natrinema marinum genomic window carries:
- a CDS encoding dihydrodipicolinate synthase family protein has protein sequence MDVRNALRGITCPLVTPFDDGSIDEPALADLLEHVQAGGIDAVFPCGTTGEFPSLTPDEQRRVVEATIERAEVPVIAGAAATSVGETVAAIDRAADAGADAAAIVAPYFTTANAPAGDRRFFEAVLDDASLPLLLYNIPQCTGQRIEPETVAAVAERDGVVGIKDSSGDLEYFLSVLRETPDDFRCLQGYDALLVPALRMGADGGINALSNVVPEVLCEALERAEDDRGRELQNDAIAPLFEACTTHDFAPATKAALAHRGVVPSDEVRPPLVPVDDAGAEAIGDALEAAIAVGER, from the coding sequence ATGGACGTTCGAAACGCACTTCGGGGCATCACCTGTCCGCTGGTGACTCCGTTCGACGACGGATCGATCGACGAACCGGCGCTCGCCGACCTGCTCGAGCACGTACAGGCCGGCGGGATCGACGCGGTCTTCCCCTGCGGGACGACCGGCGAGTTCCCGAGCCTGACGCCCGACGAGCAGCGCCGCGTCGTCGAGGCGACCATCGAGCGCGCCGAGGTGCCCGTTATCGCCGGCGCCGCCGCGACGAGCGTCGGCGAGACGGTCGCGGCCATCGACCGCGCCGCCGATGCCGGGGCCGACGCCGCCGCGATCGTCGCGCCCTACTTCACCACCGCCAACGCGCCCGCGGGCGACCGGCGGTTCTTCGAGGCAGTCCTCGATGACGCCTCGCTCCCCCTTTTGCTGTACAACATCCCGCAGTGTACGGGCCAGCGCATCGAGCCCGAGACCGTCGCCGCCGTCGCGGAGCGCGATGGGGTCGTGGGGATCAAGGACTCGAGCGGCGACCTCGAGTATTTCCTGTCGGTCCTTCGTGAGACTCCCGACGATTTCCGCTGTCTGCAGGGGTACGACGCCTTGCTGGTCCCCGCGCTGCGGATGGGTGCCGACGGCGGGATCAACGCGCTGTCGAACGTCGTACCCGAGGTACTGTGCGAGGCGCTCGAGCGAGCCGAGGACGACCGCGGGCGAGAACTACAGAACGACGCGATTGCGCCCTTGTTCGAAGCGTGTACGACCCACGACTTCGCCCCGGCGACGAAGGCGGCGCTGGCCCACCGCGGCGTCGTTCCCTCCGACGAGGTCCGCCCGCCGCTCGTTCCGGTCGACGACGCGGGAGCCGAGGCGATCGGCGACGCGCTCGAGGCCGCAATCGCGGTCGGCGAGCGGTAG
- a CDS encoding replication factor A (Replication protein A protects and stabilize the intermediate ssDNA that is generated by the unwinding action of a DNA helicase at the replication fork. In addition, SSBs prevent the formation of secondary structures by single-stranded template DNA.) yields the protein MSDVRQHADDIHEQFSDHLDVSVEDVEGRLTTLVDEYKVPIDEARRSVTNHYLEEAGLEREDLAGGDSESATVEDVDEPEQWIDLTAKVIELWDPRSDSVAQVGLLGDPTGTIKFTKWAKSDLPALEEGKVYELRNVVTDEYQGRYSVKLNSTTVIEELDEEMEVGDDTSEIEGALVDMQSGSGLIKRCPKDDCTRVLQNGRCNEHGEVEGEFDLRIKAVVDDGIDAHEVIFDKDATEELTGLSLEEAKEMAMDALDTTIVADEIREDIVGIYYRIEGPTFGRYVLADEVEELDGPIDAEELLIKARSM from the coding sequence ATGAGCGACGTACGACAGCACGCGGACGATATCCACGAGCAGTTTTCGGACCACCTCGACGTGAGCGTCGAGGATGTCGAAGGGCGCTTGACCACGCTCGTCGACGAATACAAAGTACCGATCGACGAGGCGCGCCGGAGCGTCACGAATCACTACCTCGAGGAGGCCGGCTTGGAGCGCGAGGACCTCGCGGGCGGCGACAGCGAGTCGGCCACCGTCGAGGATGTCGACGAACCCGAGCAGTGGATCGACCTCACCGCCAAGGTCATCGAACTCTGGGATCCCCGCAGCGACTCGGTCGCGCAGGTCGGCCTGCTGGGCGATCCGACGGGGACGATCAAGTTCACCAAGTGGGCGAAATCAGACCTCCCCGCCCTCGAGGAGGGGAAGGTCTACGAGCTTCGCAACGTCGTCACCGACGAGTACCAGGGTCGATACTCGGTCAAACTCAACTCGACGACCGTGATCGAGGAACTCGACGAGGAGATGGAAGTCGGCGACGACACCAGCGAGATCGAGGGCGCGTTAGTCGACATGCAAAGCGGCAGCGGGCTCATCAAGCGCTGCCCGAAAGACGACTGCACGCGCGTCCTCCAGAACGGCCGCTGTAACGAACACGGCGAGGTCGAAGGCGAGTTCGACCTCCGGATCAAGGCCGTCGTCGACGACGGCATCGACGCCCACGAGGTCATCTTCGACAAGGACGCCACGGAGGAGCTGACGGGACTCTCTCTCGAGGAAGCCAAGGAGATGGCGATGGACGCGCTGGACACGACCATCGTCGCCGACGAGATCCGCGAGGACATCGTCGGCATCTACTACCGCATCGAGGGACCGACCTTCGGCCGGTACGTGCTGGCCGACGAGGTCGAGGAACTCGACGGGCCGATCGATGCGGAGGAACTGCTGATCAAAGCGAGGTCGATGTAA
- a CDS encoding RPA family protein, with translation MSQAELTREVARRVFASEFNDATYAFKESDDERAPNYALLPTGDRANRVFVAGTLTETEDVGEESEYWRGRVVGPTGTFFVYAGQYQPEAASVLRDTEPPAYVSIVGKPRTYETDDGTVNVSLRPETISVVDDATRDRWVVETAERTLDRIEAFEEWEREQEAPESASTAPTNEYAQMAREQYDSPVVNYRNDVIQALESLETVDAEDAEASV, from the coding sequence ATGAGCCAGGCAGAACTCACCCGCGAAGTCGCCCGTCGCGTCTTCGCCTCGGAATTCAACGATGCGACGTACGCGTTCAAAGAGAGCGACGACGAGCGCGCGCCCAACTACGCGCTGCTCCCGACCGGCGACCGCGCGAACCGCGTGTTCGTCGCCGGTACCCTGACCGAGACCGAAGACGTCGGCGAGGAAAGCGAGTACTGGCGCGGCCGCGTCGTCGGCCCGACGGGGACGTTTTTCGTCTACGCCGGCCAGTATCAGCCCGAGGCCGCGTCGGTCCTTCGCGACACCGAGCCGCCGGCGTACGTCTCCATCGTGGGCAAACCGCGAACCTACGAGACCGATGACGGCACCGTCAACGTCTCCCTGCGACCCGAGACCATCTCGGTCGTCGACGACGCCACCCGCGACCGCTGGGTCGTCGAGACCGCCGAGCGTACCCTCGACCGCATCGAGGCCTTCGAGGAGTGGGAACGAGAGCAGGAGGCGCCGGAAAGCGCCTCGACCGCGCCCACCAACGAGTACGCCCAGATGGCCCGCGAGCAGTACGACTCGCCCGTCGTCAACTACCGTAACGACGTAATCCAGGCCTTAGAGAGCCTCGAGACCGTCGATGCGGAGGACGCGGAAGCGTCCGTCTGA
- a CDS encoding alpha/beta hydrolase, with amino-acid sequence MTGSDSNRTMDAVSGPHTGQPLLAAGAPALAAEAAVIACHGRGATAQGIVNLLEPTYRHGVAFLAPQAERSRWYPNPAAAPRADNEPWLSSSVEAVAAALADAADIGIPPERTLIGGFSQGATVAAEFVRRTSAQYGGVFLLSGTLPGSSDELRSASVDGSLAGTPVLVGYGADDHHVDRERVAETIRVLERADAAVDERRYPDAGHAVTDDEFDAIGALLEAVLADAT; translated from the coding sequence ATGACCGGATCGGACTCGAATCGGACGATGGACGCCGTCTCCGGCCCCCACACCGGCCAGCCACTGCTCGCAGCCGGCGCGCCCGCGCTGGCCGCCGAAGCCGCTGTGATCGCCTGTCACGGCAGAGGCGCGACCGCGCAGGGTATCGTCAATCTGCTCGAGCCAACTTATCGCCACGGCGTCGCCTTCCTCGCCCCACAGGCCGAGCGCAGTCGCTGGTATCCGAATCCGGCGGCCGCGCCCCGAGCCGACAACGAGCCGTGGCTCTCCTCGAGCGTCGAAGCGGTCGCTGCGGCGCTCGCGGACGCGGCCGACATCGGGATCCCGCCGGAGCGAACACTGATTGGCGGCTTCTCGCAGGGAGCGACCGTCGCCGCGGAGTTCGTCCGCCGGACTTCGGCACAGTACGGCGGCGTCTTCCTCCTCTCGGGGACGCTACCGGGCTCGAGCGACGAGCTTCGATCGGCGTCGGTCGACGGCTCGCTCGCGGGGACGCCGGTGCTCGTCGGCTACGGCGCGGACGATCACCACGTCGACCGCGAGCGCGTCGCCGAGACGATCCGTGTGCTCGAGCGGGCCGACGCCGCGGTCGACGAGCGGCGCTATCCTGACGCGGGCCACGCGGTCACCGACGACGAGTTCGACGCGATCGGCGCGTTGCTCGAAGCCGTGCTCGCCGACGCAACGTAG
- a CDS encoding VOC family protein, with amino-acid sequence MPSDTPGLHHVTGIVGDAQAAIEFYSGVLGLRLVTQTVNFEDILQHHLYFGDAAGTPGTVLTHFPNPHGDPGRVGKPQVESVAFVVPADALAYWTERLAAHDIAVEGPLGRFDERVLRFEDPAGTRVELVAGPPLPDGIEPWVDGPVPTDRAICGLHGVATLSVNPYATAGTLETLGFEYEAERDGRVRYRAPGDRATIVDVLDRDAPFGREGTGTLHHVAVRVETEADLHEWRALFDDRDYDVSRVKDRHFFHSLYVREPGGILFELATETDGVAASGETDRPGESLYLPDWFERDRDLIESQLPALTMPTNETDERPDG; translated from the coding sequence ATGCCGTCCGACACGCCCGGACTCCACCACGTGACTGGGATCGTCGGGGACGCCCAGGCGGCGATCGAGTTCTACAGCGGCGTGCTCGGTCTCCGGCTCGTCACCCAGACCGTCAACTTCGAGGACATCCTCCAGCACCACCTCTACTTCGGCGACGCCGCCGGCACACCGGGGACGGTTCTGACCCACTTCCCCAATCCCCACGGCGATCCGGGCCGCGTCGGGAAACCGCAGGTCGAGTCGGTCGCGTTCGTCGTCCCCGCCGACGCGCTCGCGTACTGGACCGAGCGGCTCGCAGCTCACGATATCGCGGTCGAGGGGCCGCTCGGGCGGTTCGACGAGCGCGTCCTGCGGTTCGAAGACCCGGCGGGGACGCGGGTCGAACTCGTCGCAGGCCCGCCGCTCCCCGACGGGATCGAGCCCTGGGTCGACGGCCCGGTGCCGACGGACCGCGCAATCTGTGGCCTCCACGGCGTCGCGACGCTGTCGGTCAACCCCTACGCAACCGCGGGGACGCTCGAGACGCTCGGATTCGAGTATGAGGCGGAGCGGGACGGTCGGGTCCGCTACCGGGCACCGGGCGACCGCGCTACCATCGTGGACGTCCTCGACCGAGACGCGCCGTTCGGCCGCGAAGGGACGGGGACCCTCCACCACGTCGCGGTCCGCGTCGAGACGGAAGCGGACCTCCACGAGTGGCGAGCGCTCTTCGACGACCGTGACTACGACGTGTCGCGGGTCAAGGATCGGCACTTCTTTCACTCGCTGTACGTCCGCGAGCCGGGCGGGATCCTCTTCGAGCTGGCGACCGAGACCGACGGCGTCGCGGCGAGCGGCGAGACGGACCGGCCCGGCGAGTCGCTGTACCTGCCTGACTGGTTCGAGCGGGACCGAGACCTGATCGAGAGTCAACTCCCGGCGCTGACGATGCCGACGAACGAGACCGACGAGAGACCCGACGGATGA
- a CDS encoding ribbon-helix-helix protein, CopG family translates to MGNKNKTISFRVNEDAFAALQEIAEERDISLSAVFRDYVDQLVEHDGQVEVVPDDELEARTSTDEGGEEVSFPPTVEVPKRFIREHERLELEAEHLREQLDEYKGYVNDLQDRLEDEEDEVLLLDELDEEDESYQLR, encoded by the coding sequence ATGGGGAACAAGAACAAGACTATCTCGTTTCGGGTCAACGAGGACGCGTTCGCGGCGCTACAGGAGATCGCCGAGGAGCGCGATATCTCGCTGTCGGCCGTCTTCCGTGACTACGTCGACCAGCTCGTCGAACACGACGGTCAGGTCGAGGTCGTTCCCGACGACGAACTCGAGGCCCGGACGAGCACCGATGAGGGCGGTGAAGAGGTCTCGTTCCCGCCGACCGTCGAGGTTCCAAAGCGGTTCATCCGCGAGCACGAACGGCTCGAGCTCGAGGCCGAACACCTCCGGGAACAGTTAGACGAGTACAAGGGCTACGTCAACGACCTGCAGGACCGACTCGAGGATGAGGAAGACGAGGTGCTGTTGCTCGACGAACTGGACGAAGAAGACGAGTCGTACCAGCTGCGGTAA
- a CDS encoding DUF5814 domain-containing protein: MAITDKIYVKNHRQLSSQLETNIPKGAFKGATLDVLFQGEGLEKLDEATRDRVLDFAQDFLDCDCDNNPYCGCPERKFMRYLLELRAQGLGPDAIVDVMTDDYMVYAYSGDVLSFLDNAVRTLEAAEGLARVDGADEKYDEIRQAKQDLAR, translated from the coding sequence GTGGCCATCACCGACAAGATCTACGTCAAGAATCACCGCCAGCTTAGCTCCCAACTCGAGACGAACATCCCCAAGGGGGCGTTCAAGGGCGCGACGCTGGACGTGCTCTTCCAGGGCGAAGGCCTCGAGAAGTTAGACGAGGCGACCCGCGATCGCGTCCTCGACTTCGCACAGGACTTCCTCGATTGCGACTGCGACAACAACCCCTACTGTGGCTGCCCGGAGCGGAAGTTCATGCGCTACCTGCTCGAGTTGCGCGCTCAGGGGCTCGGTCCGGACGCCATCGTGGACGTGATGACCGACGACTACATGGTCTATGCCTACTCCGGCGACGTGCTCTCCTTTCTCGACAACGCCGTTCGCACCCTCGAGGCGGCCGAAGGTCTCGCTCGCGTCGACGGTGCAGACGAGAAGTACGACGAGATTCGGCAGGCAAAGCAAGATCTCGCGCGGTAG
- a CDS encoding DUF1269 domain-containing protein, which produces MKKLIVLAFDTETGALEVRDKLFELQKQELITMEDAAVVVRNEDGKTDVKQAKSLVGAGALGGAFWGLLIGLIFLAPVLGMAVGAVTGALGGKFSDIGIDDSFIKEVGTTIGPGQSALFLLVSDVEGERVTEELEPYDPEVLETNLSPEDEEKLREHFAADEVAA; this is translated from the coding sequence ATGAAGAAACTCATCGTACTCGCGTTCGATACCGAAACCGGCGCACTCGAGGTGCGGGACAAGCTCTTCGAGTTGCAAAAACAGGAGTTGATCACGATGGAAGACGCCGCCGTCGTGGTTCGAAACGAGGACGGCAAAACGGATGTCAAACAAGCCAAGAGCCTCGTCGGAGCGGGTGCGCTCGGCGGGGCGTTCTGGGGGCTGCTCATCGGGCTCATCTTTCTCGCACCGGTCTTGGGAATGGCGGTTGGCGCGGTAACCGGTGCATTGGGCGGAAAGTTCTCCGATATCGGAATCGACGATTCGTTCATCAAGGAGGTCGGCACAACGATCGGTCCCGGCCAGTCCGCACTGTTCTTGCTCGTGAGTGACGTAGAGGGCGAACGCGTTACCGAGGAACTCGAACCGTACGATCCCGAGGTTCTAGAGACGAACCTCTCGCCGGAAGACGAAGAGAAACTCCGCGAGCACTTCGCCGCAGACGAAGTGGCCGCGTAA
- a CDS encoding LURP-one-related/scramblase family protein encodes MTQRLVSIGDDYYVEDEAGQQAFIVDGKALRVRNTLQMRDLATGDEYSIQEKIARVTDTMVIEKNGERAATVKRALVTPIRDRFIILMPEGPPIQSVGNILNHEYRMIRNGNRIAGVSKKWFRLRDTYGVEVSPEMDAGLAIACTVALDVLASQNRNRNRR; translated from the coding sequence ATGACGCAACGACTCGTCTCCATCGGAGACGATTACTACGTCGAAGACGAGGCCGGGCAACAAGCGTTCATCGTCGACGGGAAGGCGCTTCGCGTTCGAAACACGCTGCAGATGCGGGACCTCGCGACCGGAGACGAGTATTCGATTCAGGAGAAAATCGCTCGCGTCACGGACACGATGGTCATCGAGAAAAACGGAGAGCGCGCAGCGACGGTAAAGAGAGCGCTCGTTACGCCCATCCGTGACCGGTTCATCATCCTCATGCCGGAAGGACCACCGATCCAGTCCGTCGGAAACATCCTCAACCACGAGTACCGCATGATCCGAAACGGGAATCGTATCGCTGGGGTTTCGAAGAAATGGTTCCGCCTCCGCGATACGTACGGCGTCGAAGTCTCACCGGAGATGGACGCGGGACTCGCCATCGCCTGCACCGTCGCGCTCGACGTACTGGCGAGTCAGAACCGCAACAGAAATCGACGCTGA
- a CDS encoding TIGR00341 family protein — MRLVQVLIPEGKQEGVLEALDEEGIDYAVFEEVGRGDFEAMVQFPVPPSGVEPILERLTSAGVREDAYTIVMATETVVSQRLSALIERFPGLRISREELYARAEDLAPANSTFFAFLVLSTIIATTGLLLDSAATIIGAMVVAPLMGPAISASVGTILDDQRMATRGVFLQVTGLVSAIAIGAIMGWVLQGTILIPPDLDILTIPQVTERTNPNFLALFLALGSGLAGAISIMRGSGSTLVGVAIAVALIPPAATAGLGIAFGPPGVAIGAGVLVLVNLLAINLSALVLFYAAGFRPLEPEQSPDVRESVVSRIAVIVVGIAVLSVVLGAVTWTTFQTQSYEANAQDEIQRQFNEADIDDVELVRVTVDYEPIDLLLGNEPEVNVLIGIPRDRAAPPDLAQQLDDLLTEQLGEDVFVRVGFVEAEVSETEPPDPPLGWPPATVTAADNASHARPSST, encoded by the coding sequence ATGCGTCTCGTGCAGGTGTTAATCCCGGAGGGGAAGCAGGAGGGAGTTCTCGAGGCTCTCGATGAGGAAGGTATCGACTACGCTGTCTTCGAGGAAGTCGGGCGAGGCGATTTCGAGGCGATGGTCCAGTTTCCCGTCCCTCCGAGCGGTGTCGAACCGATACTGGAGCGATTGACGTCGGCAGGAGTTCGGGAAGACGCCTACACGATCGTCATGGCGACGGAGACCGTCGTCTCACAACGACTCTCCGCGTTGATCGAACGGTTTCCGGGACTTCGCATCTCGCGCGAGGAATTGTACGCGCGAGCGGAAGATCTCGCGCCGGCGAACTCGACGTTTTTCGCGTTCCTCGTCCTGAGTACGATCATCGCGACCACGGGACTGTTACTCGACTCCGCCGCCACCATCATCGGCGCGATGGTGGTCGCGCCGCTCATGGGACCCGCCATCTCCGCGAGCGTCGGAACGATTCTCGACGACCAGCGCATGGCCACTCGCGGCGTCTTCCTCCAGGTGACGGGCCTCGTCTCCGCCATTGCGATCGGTGCGATCATGGGCTGGGTGCTCCAAGGGACGATCCTCATTCCCCCCGACCTCGACATTCTGACCATCCCGCAGGTCACAGAACGGACGAATCCGAACTTCCTGGCGCTCTTTCTCGCCCTTGGTTCGGGCCTTGCGGGGGCGATCAGTATCATGCGGGGAAGCGGTTCGACGCTCGTGGGCGTCGCCATCGCCGTGGCCCTCATTCCACCCGCGGCGACCGCCGGTCTCGGAATCGCGTTCGGCCCCCCTGGAGTCGCTATCGGGGCGGGCGTCCTCGTCCTCGTGAACCTCCTCGCGATCAACCTCTCGGCGCTCGTTCTCTTCTACGCAGCCGGCTTCAGACCGCTCGAGCCCGAACAGTCCCCCGATGTGCGAGAGTCAGTGGTCTCTCGCATCGCGGTTATCGTCGTCGGGATCGCGGTCCTCTCGGTCGTCCTCGGTGCCGTCACGTGGACCACGTTTCAGACCCAGTCCTACGAAGCAAACGCGCAGGACGAAATCCAGCGACAGTTCAACGAAGCCGATATCGACGATGTCGAACTTGTCAGGGTGACCGTCGACTACGAACCCATCGACTTACTGCTCGGGAACGAACCGGAGGTCAACGTCCTCATCGGCATTCCGCGCGACCGCGCGGCACCACCCGACCTCGCTCAGCAACTCGACGACCTCCTGACCGAGCAACTAGGGGAAGACGTCTTCGTTCGAGTCGGGTTCGTCGAAGCGGAGGTGTCGGAGACGGAACCCCCGGACCCGCCGCTCGGATGGCCTCCCGCTACGGTCACGGCTGCAGATAACGCCTCGCACGCTCGACCGAGCAGTACGTGA
- a CDS encoding GAP family protein gives MSLIQVLPLAIVMIAGPQILSPIFLATSEKWRANSAAYVLGALLSISLVVVVAYFLGSSLGGGGSLLGASAKQLLYVVVLVLLLYAAVNTYRTRNVSEPPAWMGKLTAATPRFSFRLGFLLLGFFPTDIVTSMSVGTYLAANGDSVADAAGFVLLTLFILALPSLGVLALGERAESALPEIRDWMSDNSWIISEAVIALFVVLTLQNLLG, from the coding sequence ATGAGCCTCATACAGGTGCTTCCGTTGGCGATCGTGATGATCGCCGGCCCACAGATACTTTCACCCATCTTCCTCGCCACGAGCGAAAAGTGGCGAGCGAACTCGGCGGCGTACGTCCTCGGTGCGCTCCTCTCTATCAGTCTCGTCGTCGTCGTGGCGTACTTCCTCGGGAGCAGTCTCGGTGGTGGTGGGAGCCTGCTCGGTGCAAGCGCAAAACAACTGCTCTATGTCGTCGTTCTCGTCCTCCTCCTCTACGCGGCAGTGAACACCTACCGGACGCGGAACGTCTCGGAGCCGCCGGCGTGGATGGGGAAATTGACCGCCGCGACGCCGCGGTTCTCGTTTCGACTGGGATTCCTCCTGCTGGGCTTTTTTCCGACCGATATCGTCACCTCGATGAGCGTCGGCACCTACCTCGCGGCAAACGGCGATTCGGTCGCGGACGCGGCCGGGTTCGTCCTGCTTACGCTCTTTATTTTGGCGCTCCCCTCACTCGGCGTGCTTGCACTCGGCGAGCGGGCGGAGTCCGCACTCCCGGAGATTCGCGATTGGATGAGCGATAACTCGTGGATCATCTCTGAGGCGGTGATCGCACTCTTCGTCGTCCTGACGCTCCAGAACCTCCTCGGATGA
- a CDS encoding DUF5518 domain-containing protein, protein MTINWTAVVVGFVVTLALGFISGLIYVGSGASVALLYWGGIGLFGGLTAGYLAGGAMSSGMIHGGMATVFGSLILLVITSFTTLLFGGLVASFGVFTVGVLLLAFYAIPGAVGGAVGSWAKHRRAAREMTGTRA, encoded by the coding sequence ATGACAATCAACTGGACAGCTGTCGTCGTCGGATTTGTCGTAACCCTCGCGTTAGGGTTCATCAGCGGCCTCATCTACGTTGGATCAGGAGCCTCGGTCGCGCTTCTGTACTGGGGAGGAATCGGCCTGTTCGGTGGGCTCACCGCCGGATACCTCGCAGGCGGAGCGATGAGCTCTGGCATGATCCACGGCGGTATGGCGACCGTCTTCGGGTCGCTGATCTTGCTGGTCATCACGTCCTTTACCACCCTGCTCTTCGGGGGCCTCGTCGCATCGTTCGGGGTGTTCACCGTCGGCGTACTCCTGCTCGCGTTCTACGCCATCCCCGGCGCCGTTGGTGGCGCGGTCGGATCGTGGGCGAAGCACCGCCGGGCCGCGAGAGAAATGACCGGTACTCGAGCCTGA